In one window of Haemorhous mexicanus isolate bHaeMex1 chromosome 31, bHaeMex1.pri, whole genome shotgun sequence DNA:
- the LOC132340344 gene encoding Fc receptor-like protein 5 produces MPWPHPAVPSPALAPPGWCPLSPTGAQTTQLLLEPPWRPPVLWDPVTLTCQGSGTAGDTTWYRDGQCWWQQGIDCLTVTLSGTYMCDRPGRGRSAPVTVSHDDLVLQVPARALLEGDTVTLRCRAWQNNTVTRVSFYHEWKELGGLRDGTELSLSPLQLSHSGSYHCKGWLELWALEKFWESAPVTVTVHVPVANATITPAPLAHQVRPGDNVTLHCSVQVGSAPVTFTWLHNGHEVARGPLLELRDIDVGHSGTYQCVATNRLGQDGHRVFQALSPELELEVTPWSPWVTGITGVGGTLLFLLLLVGVIVAWHWWHHVDARKHQQRAPPEPLAPSVEDPQATYMELQWLPWEPRDIYDNLHQKL; encoded by the exons ATGCCATGGCcccaccccgctgtccccagccccgcgcTGGCCCCGCcaggctggtgtcccctgtcacccacaggtgcccagaccacccagctcctcctggagccCCCCTGGAGGCCACCGGTGTTGTGGGACCCAGTGACACtgacctgccagggctcagggaccgCTGGTGACACCACCTGGTACAGGGAcgggcagtgctggtggcagcagggaatCGACTGCCTCACTGTCACCCTGAGTGGCACCTACATGTGTGACAGACCCGGCAGAGGGCGCAGCGCCCCCGTGACAGTCTCACACG acgatctggtgctgcaggtgccggCGCGGGcgctgctggagggggacacGGTGACATTGCGCTGCCGGGCCTGGCAGAACAACACGGTCACCAGGGTGTCCTTCTACCATGAGTGGAAGGAACTGGGGGGACTCCGAGATGGCACCgaactgtccctgtcccctctgcagctgagccaCAGCGGCAGCTACCACTGCAAGGGCTGGTTGGAACTCTGGGCGTTAGAGAAGTTTTGGGAGTCGGcaccagtgacagtgacagtgcacg tgcccgtggccaatgccaccatcacccccGCTCCCCTGGCACaccaggtgcgcccaggtgaCAACGTCACACTGCACTGCTCagtgcaggtgggctcagcccctgtcaCCTTCACCTGGCTGCACAATGGGCACGAGGTGGCTCGGggtcccctcctggagctcagggacatCGATGTGGGACATTCGGGCACCTACCAGTGCGTGGCCACCAACCGGCTGGGACAGGACGGGCACCGCGTGTTCCAGGcactcagccctgagctggaaCTGGAGGTGACACCTTGGTCACCCTGGGTCACAG GGATCACAGGGGTCGGTGGGACCcttttgttcctgctcctgctcgtGGGTGTCATTGTGgcctggcactggtggcaccaTGTGG ATGCCAGGAAGCACCAGCAAAG ggcacccccagagcccctggcaccCTCCGTGGAGGATCCTCAGGCGACGTACATGGAGCTGCAGTGGCTACCGTGGGAACCCAGGGACATCTATGACAATCTACACCAGAAGTTGTGA